A genome region from Magnolia sinica isolate HGM2019 chromosome 8, MsV1, whole genome shotgun sequence includes the following:
- the LOC131252915 gene encoding metallothionein-like protein type 2, translating into MSCCGGNCGCGTACKCGSGCGGCKMYPDFSFSGETTTTETLVIGVAPQKGQFEGGEMNAGSENGCKCGSNCTCDPCNCK; encoded by the exons ATGTCTTGCTGTGGTGGAAACTGTGGGTGCGGGACCGCTTGCAAGTGTGGCAGTGGATGTGGAGG ATGCAAGATGTATCCTGATTTCTCTTTCTCCGGAGAGACCACTACCACTGAAACACTGGTGATCGGGGTTGCTCCTCAGAAGGG ACAGTTCGAAGGTGGTGAGATGAACGCCGGATCTGAGAACGGCTGCAAGTGTGGATCAAACTGCACCTGCGATCCATGCAACTGCAAATGA